A region from the Insulibacter thermoxylanivorax genome encodes:
- a CDS encoding ABC transporter ATP-binding protein, with amino-acid sequence MNLNYPLPELDREAAVQVLGDRIDYAVPADLTLAGRRSEGFFVIGGERWAYVENGNVREWQEIRAAKDYKVITLVGNAVLEAEEQGEKRIIVRLTMQHAARYAYIAKVLNDLAAGGPVRIYNDEPEPVCEKCGGPLVPGTRHCRQCVSKTEALLKLLGAAKGYWRKLLLAFALLIMGSALSLLGPYFEKMLVDGALQPPAGLSPDMTMFAAGIAGLIIVLIGGHVLMILRGRLMTIVSSSISSDLRHMVFSRMQQLSLGFLTSQRAGDLMNRITRDTERIRHLIQEIFTTAILQVIILTSVCVLLFTLEWRLALLVLLPAPLVSYLQVAIWRKVLRRLFHYQFRIHDHANSFLHDVLGGIRVVKSFGKEEREIRRFREYNSSFAQASFRSEKVYSYLAPISHYLIQFGSYLVLMAGSYMITRGEFTLGQLVQFSSYSMMVYGPLQWMMNMPRWIANALIAVDRVFSVIDEKPEVVDREHAVSHDIKGRIRFENVTFGYRSYEPVLHEINLEIKPGEMIGLVGHSGSGKSTMINLISRFYDVNEGRITIDGIDIRDIKQEELRSQIGVVLQETFLFSGTILDNIRYSKPNATLEEVIRAAKTANAHDFIVNLPDGYDTRLEENGSNLSGGERQRLAIARAILSDPRILILDEATASLDIDTEAAIQEALRRVTKGRTTIAIAHRLSTLRHATRLIVLEKGRIVEVGTHNELLERKGIYYKLVTAQRSMAKPKPTEPAASSKA; translated from the coding sequence ATGAATCTGAACTACCCATTGCCCGAGCTGGACCGTGAAGCTGCGGTGCAGGTGCTTGGGGATCGAATCGATTATGCGGTGCCTGCGGACCTGACCCTTGCAGGCAGGAGGAGCGAAGGCTTCTTCGTCATCGGAGGGGAGCGATGGGCTTATGTCGAGAATGGGAACGTGCGGGAGTGGCAGGAGATCCGCGCGGCGAAGGATTACAAGGTCATCACCCTCGTCGGCAATGCCGTGCTTGAAGCGGAAGAGCAGGGGGAGAAGCGGATCATCGTGCGGCTGACGATGCAGCATGCGGCCCGATATGCTTATATCGCGAAGGTGCTGAACGATCTGGCTGCCGGCGGCCCCGTTCGCATCTACAACGACGAGCCGGAACCGGTGTGTGAGAAATGCGGCGGTCCGCTTGTTCCCGGTACGCGGCATTGCCGGCAGTGCGTCAGCAAGACGGAGGCGCTCCTCAAGCTGCTTGGCGCTGCCAAGGGCTATTGGCGCAAGCTACTCTTAGCCTTTGCCCTCTTGATCATGGGTTCGGCGCTGTCGCTGCTGGGTCCGTATTTTGAGAAAATGCTCGTTGACGGTGCGCTGCAGCCGCCGGCGGGCCTTAGCCCCGATATGACGATGTTCGCGGCCGGCATCGCCGGTCTCATCATCGTGCTCATCGGCGGGCATGTGCTGATGATCCTCCGCGGGCGTCTCATGACCATCGTGAGCTCGAGCATCTCCTCCGACCTGAGGCATATGGTGTTCAGCCGGATGCAGCAGCTTTCCCTCGGTTTCCTGACCTCGCAGCGGGCGGGGGACCTGATGAACCGGATCACCAGGGACACGGAGCGCATCCGCCATCTCATCCAGGAGATCTTCACAACGGCGATCCTGCAGGTCATCATCCTGACGTCGGTGTGCGTGCTCCTGTTTACGCTGGAATGGCGCCTGGCCCTGCTCGTCCTGCTGCCGGCGCCGCTGGTGTCCTATCTGCAGGTGGCGATCTGGCGGAAGGTGCTGCGCAGGTTGTTCCACTATCAGTTCCGCATCCATGACCATGCGAACTCCTTCCTTCACGATGTGCTCGGCGGTATCCGCGTCGTCAAGTCCTTCGGCAAGGAAGAGCGGGAGATCCGAAGATTCCGTGAGTACAACAGCAGCTTCGCCCAGGCTTCCTTCCGCAGCGAGAAGGTGTACAGCTACTTGGCGCCGATCTCCCACTATCTCATCCAGTTCGGCAGTTATCTCGTGCTGATGGCGGGCAGCTACATGATCACGCGAGGCGAATTCACCCTCGGACAGCTTGTCCAGTTCAGCAGCTATTCGATGATGGTCTACGGTCCGCTGCAGTGGATGATGAACATGCCGCGCTGGATCGCCAACGCGTTGATCGCCGTAGACCGGGTGTTCTCGGTGATCGATGAGAAGCCGGAGGTCGTCGACCGGGAGCACGCCGTAAGCCACGACATTAAGGGGCGGATCCGCTTCGAGAACGTCACCTTCGGCTACCGCTCCTACGAACCGGTGCTGCATGAGATCAACCTCGAGATCAAACCCGGAGAGATGATCGGTCTCGTCGGTCACTCCGGTTCCGGCAAGTCGACGATGATCAACCTCATCTCCCGTTTCTATGATGTGAACGAGGGCCGGATTACGATCGACGGCATCGATATCCGCGATATCAAGCAGGAGGAGCTGCGCAGTCAGATCGGCGTCGTGCTGCAGGAGACCTTCCTCTTCAGCGGCACGATCCTGGACAACATTCGCTACTCGAAGCCGAATGCGACCTTGGAGGAGGTGATCCGCGCGGCGAAGACGGCCAATGCGCATGATTTTATCGTGAACCTGCCGGACGGTTATGACACGCGGCTTGAGGAGAACGGCAGCAATCTCTCCGGCGGGGAGCGGCAGCGGCTGGCGATCGCACGGGCGATCCTGAGCGATCCGCGCATCTTGATCCTCGATGAAGCGACGGCCTCCCTTGATATCGACACGGAAGCGGCGATCCAGGAGGCGCTGCGGCGCGTAACGAAGGGGCGGACGACGATCGCCATCGCCCACCGGTTGTCGACGCTGCGGCATGCGACGCGGCTGATCGTGCTGGAGAAGGGGCGGATCGTGGAAGTCGGCACGCACAATGAACTCCTTGAGCGAAAGGGCATCTATTATAAACTGGTCACCGCGCAGCGGAGCATGGCCAAGCCGAAGCCGACAGAGCCGGCGGCCTCTTCGAAGGCGTAA
- a CDS encoding DUF1854 domain-containing protein yields MELIYLTQDNAQFWETEGHLLAVRVQEEEYPVVYLHCSFPHTSKEEYISVRTSENAEVGLIRCLSAFPEETAELLRKHMRLRYFAPSIERILEIKEEFGYSFWSVETSAGLCRFTVGRGTNVRMVSSKKVLITDVDGNRFQIEDISNLSAKEYRMLEMFL; encoded by the coding sequence ATGGAGCTGATTTATCTAACCCAGGACAATGCGCAGTTCTGGGAGACGGAAGGGCATCTACTGGCTGTGCGCGTGCAGGAAGAGGAATATCCCGTTGTCTATCTCCATTGTTCCTTCCCCCATACGAGCAAGGAGGAATACATATCGGTGCGCACGAGCGAGAATGCCGAGGTTGGGCTGATCCGCTGTCTCTCCGCGTTCCCGGAAGAGACGGCGGAACTCCTGAGGAAGCATATGCGTCTGAGGTACTTCGCTCCATCGATAGAGCGCATCTTGGAGATCAAAGAGGAGTTCGGTTACTCCTTCTGGAGTGTAGAGACGTCGGCGGGCCTCTGCCGCTTCACCGTCGGCAGGGGTACCAATGTTCGTATGGTGAGCAGCAAGAAGGTGCTGATCACCGATGTGGACGGCAACCGTTTCCAGATCGAAGACATCAGCAATTTAAGCGCCAAGGAATACCGCATGCTGGAGATGTTCTTGTAG